DNA sequence from the Bradyrhizobium sp. CIAT3101 genome:
TGTGGCTCTGTTCGGCGTGGCGATGGTCTACAACGGCTGGATCCTCGGTGCTTCGGTCGGGACCGTGCATATCCCCAATCTCGGCTTCCCTGAGGTCGTTCGCTACGTGCCGCTGGTTGCCTCGGGCATTCTGATCGTCTCCTTTTCAATCGAGCACATCATTGCTCTCCTGCGTGGCGAAGAGGTCGTCCCCTCATGGAACTGATTATTCTCGGCGCCACGTTCTTTGGCTTCCTGATCCTCGGCGTACCGGTCGCCTTTGCGATCGGTCTCTCGGCCATCTGCACCATCCTCTATGAGGGCCTGCCGGTCGCCGTCATCTTCCAGCAGATGATGTCGGGGATGAACATCTTCTCGTTCCTGGCCATCCCGTTCTTCGTCTTCAGCGGTGAGCTGATGCTGCACGGCGGCGTTGCCGACAAGATCGTGCAACTCGCCAAGAATCTCGTCGGCCACATCCGCGGCGGTCTCGGCATGTCGAACGTGGTCGCCTGCACGCTGTTCGGCGGCGTCTCCGGCTCGCCCGTGGCCGACGTGTCGGCGATGGGCGCGGTGATGATCCCGATGATGAAGAAAGAGGGGTTCGACACCGACTACGCCGTCAACGTCACCACCCACGCCTCGCTCGTCGGCGCGTTGATGCCGACCAGCCACAACATGATCATCTACGCGCTCGCCGCCGGCGGCAAGGTCTCGATCGGTGCGCTGATCGCGGCCGGCCTCCTGCCGGCGCTGGTGCTGATGATCTGCATGCTGGTCGCCGCTTACGCCGTCGCAGTGAAGCGCGGCTATCCCGCCGGCAAGTTTCCCGGCTGGGCCGAGGTGTTTCGCTCGTTCGCGGCCGCTCTGCCGGGCCTCCTGATCGTCGGCATCATCCTGACGGGCATCCTGTCCGGCGTGTTCACGGCAACTGAATCTGCCGCTGTTGCCGTCACCTACACGATCGTGCTGACGTTCTTCATCTACCGGACCATGACCTGGAACAACTTCCTGCACGCCGCCGCCAAGGCGGTGAAGACGACAGGCGTGGTGCTGCTGCTGATCGGCGTCTCCACCATGTTCCAGTATCTGATGGGCCTGTATGAGGTGGCCGACTTCGCCGGCGACCTGATGAGCAAGGTCTCCTCGCAGCCCTGGATGATCTTCCTGCTGATCAACATCATCCTGTTCGTGCTCGGCACGTTCATGGACATGGCGGCGACCATCCTGATCTGCACCCCGATTTTCCTGCCGATCGCGATGAAGGCGGGCATGGATCCGGTGCAGTTCGGCATGCTGATGCTGATCAACTGCGCGCTCGGGCTGAACACCCCACCGGTCGGCACCACGCAGTTCGTCGGTTGCGCCATCGGCGGCATCTCGGTGGGCGCGGTGATGCGGACCATCCTGCCGTTCTACGCCGCCCTGATCGCAGCGCTGATGTTCGTGACCTACGTCCCGGCCTTCTCGCTGTGGCTGCCCCGTCTGCTGATGGGATACAAGGGATAGCTGTCGTGCGTTCGCCGGCATTGGCCGGCGAACCGCGCTTGCGATAGTTTGCGTCACAGCAACAGGGAGAATCTGTCCGTGACTGACTATCGCAAGCTCTTCGACCTCACCGGCAAGACGGCCGTGGTGCTCGGCGCCGCATCGGGCATCGGCAAATCGTCGGCCGAGGCGCTGGCCGGGCTTGGCGCCCGCGTCGTCTGCGCCGATCGTGCGCTTGACGCGGCAGAGGCGACGGCTGCGGGCATCCGCGACAAGGGCGGCTGGGCGGAAGAAGCTAGCTGCGACGCCGCGAGCGCTGGCGACGTCAATGCGCTCGCCAAAACCGTGATGCAGAAATTTTCGCGGCTCGACATCGCCGTGACCACGCCCGGGCTCAATATCCGCAAGACCATCCTCGACTATACCGAGGAGGATCTCGATCGCGTGCTGAACCTCAACGTCAAGGGCACGGTGTGGTTCTTCCAAGCCTTTGGCCGCATCATGGTCGAGCAAAAGGGCGGCAGCATCATCGCCTGCTCGTCAGTGCGCGCGGTGACCATCGAGCCCGGCCTTGGCGTCTACGGATCGACCAAGGCGGCGATCGGTCTCCTGGTGAAGGGCTTTGCCTCCGAGGTCGGCCGCTCCGGCGTGCGCGTCAACGCGATCGCGCCGAGCATCGCCGAGACCGCGCTGACCAGCCCGTTCAAGCAGCGGCCCGACATCTACAATCTCTACGCCGGCCACACCGTGTTCAACCGCTGGAGCAGCGCCGACGAGGTCGCCACCGCCGTCGCCTATCTCGCCTCCGATGCCGCGAGCTATGTCAGTGGCAGCACGCTCTTTGTCGACGGCGGCTGGACCGGGGTCGATGGCCCGCCGACCGGTCTCACCCAGCTGCACACATAAGGTTCGCATCTAGCCGGCAAATCCGACGCGCTGGCGCAGCTCTTTGTGATCTGCGCCAGTGAGCAGGGCAATCAGCGCGGACGCTTCGTTCGGGTGCGCCGCTTGTGTGGTCACGCCAGCCGTGTACATCGTCACTAGCTCGCAGCCCGGCGGCAACGAACCCGACAGCGCGATGCCGTCGGTCGCGATGATCTCGGTCGCCTGCGTGCACCCGATCGGCCGCGTCGCAGTGGACGTCGCCAGCTCGCGCATCGCCGTTGCGCCGTTCGGAAAGATCTTCAGGCGCGACGTGAGCTCATAGGCGATGCCGAGCTGATCCAGCACCTTTGCAACGTGTTGGCCCGCGGTCGAGGCCTTGGTGTCGGGAACGTAGATGGCGTCGGCGGAGCGCAGGACCTCGCGCAAATCGGCTTCCGTCCTTACGGTCACCCTGGGATCGCGGCTGCGGACCGCCAGCGCGGTCTCGACCCGGCCGACATCGGCGATCGAGGCGGGAACGACAAGCTTCTCCGCGGCAAGCTTTGCGAGGAGGGCCTGCGTCAGGATCACGAGATCGGCCGGCGTGCTCGCGCGCAGCTTGTCCGCCATGACACCGACCGCGCCGAACTCGCCGTCGATGCCGAAGCCGGTCTTCGCCTTGAAGGCTTCGCTGAGGCCGCGCACCAGGCCTTGCGCCGCGCCGCCGCTCAAGATGTTGACTGTGGTCACGATGCAAGCTCCATGGCTGCGATGATCTTGTCGCGTGTGATCGGGAGGTCGCGCACGCGCACGCCGAGGCAATCGGAAACCGCGTTGGCGATCGCCGCCGTCACCGGTCCGTGCGCGGCTTCGCCGGCGCCGACGGGCTCGATCTCCGGTCGCTGGATGATCTCGACATCGACCATGGGCACCTCGCTGAAGGTCAGGATCGGATAGCCCGTCCAGGAGGTCGATGTGATGCGCGACGGATCGAACCGGACGCGTTCTTTCAGCACCCAGCTCGTCGCCTGGATCGCGCCGCCCTCGATCTGGTTGATGACGCCGTCCGGATTGATGGCCTCACCGACGTCCACCACCAGCGTGAGCCGCCTCACGCGGATGTCGTCGGTACCTTCGATCTCGGCGATGGCAGCGCAATAGGCGCCGGTGTTCTTGTAGCGGGCAAAGCCGACGCCATGGCCGATGCCGGATCGCCTCTCGGGTTTCCAGGCCGCGCGTCGCACCGCTGCGCAGATGACCTCGCGTGCCCGCTCGTCGCGGAGGAGCCGCAGGCGAAACGCGATCGGGTCCTCGCCGCGCAAGGCTGCGATTTCGTCGAGCAGGGATTCGATGGCGAACACGTTGCCCTGTGCGCCGAGAGTCCGCAGAGCCGAGGTGCGCACCGGCATGGTCAGCAGGCGGTGACTCGTGATCGTCCAGGCCGGTAGATCGTAGAGCGGAACGGAGTTGCGGTCGCCACCGCCGCCATTGGCGGCCGGTGGATTCGTCGAGATCATGCGAGGGTATGGACTTGCGATCTCGGATGCGGCGAGCAGGGCAGGCTGCGCCGCACGCCCGGGCCGCGCCGCGTGGCCGTTGCTCCAGATCGCATGGCGCCAGCCGACGACCTCGTTATCCGCATCGAGATCGGCCTCGATCTCGATCGCCATCGCGGCGCCGAACGGTGCATGGGACATCTCGTCGTGGCGCGACCATTGCACCCGTACGGGACGGCCGCCGGCAGCTTTCGCCAGCAGCACGGCATCGAGCGCGACATCGTCGGCGGCATTGTGCCCGTAGCAGCCCGCGCCCTCCATATGCTCGACGACGATGTTCTCGGCCGGCAGCTTGAGCACGATCGCGAGATCGGCGCGGAGCAGATAGACGCCCTGGCTGTGCGTCCAGACATGGACCCGCTCGCCATCCCATCGCGCCATCGCGCAGGACGGTGCAATGGAGCCGTGTGCGATGTAAGGGCGGGTATATTGCCGGCGGAGCGTGCGTGCAGCCTTTGTCGTCACCGCCGCCTTGGTGTCGATGACGGTCGTTTCGACCGGCTGGCTTCTCAGGAAGCCAGCGAGATCGTTTTCATCCGGCAGCGGCTCGCCGGCCGTCCATGTCGCGCCCTTACGCAGGGCTTTCAGCGCCGCTTCCGCGGCGATCTCGCTGTCGGCGACGACGCCCGCAAAGCGACCGTCGCGGACGATCGCGATGAGCCCGGACACAGCGCGCGCGGCTTTTTCGTCGAGCGCAGTCAGCCTGGCGCCCGCGGTGTCCGGCCGCAGCACGCGTCCATGGACCAGCCCCGGCAACGCGTGGTCATGGATGAATCGCGGCCGCGCGAACACCTTGTCGGGTATGTCGACGCGCTGGACCGAATGCCCGGCGACCGCGCGCTTGGCGGCAGTCTTCGCCGAAGCCCCTGCGGTCGCATCGTGATCCAGCGAGACGTCACCGGCCAGCTCCCAATAGCTGGTTCTGACATTACCGGGCCCGGAGATCGTGCCGTCCTCGACACCGAGCAGCGATGCGTCGACGCCGAGACGTTCCGAGGCTGCCGCGAGGAAGCGCTGGCGTATCTCGGCGCAGGCGTGGCGCAGCGCCCGGCCGGACTGCTGGATCGACAGGCTGCCGGAGGTGACACCCTCATTCGGGCTCGCAGCCGTCGAGGTGCGGATCATCTCGATGCGGCCGATCTCGACGTCGAGCTCGTCGGCTGCGATCTGCGCCAGTGCCGTGACGATGCCCTGGCCGATTTCGACCTTGCCGGGCGAGATCGCGACACGGCCTTCGCCGGTGAACTTCACCCAGGACGACAGTCTCGGATTGGCGGCGAGGCTGACCGGCAGTTTCGGGGTAGGCGCCGGCGCACTCATGACGTCGCCATCTCCGTCGCCGCCCGGAGGACGGCGCGGACCATGCGGTTCTGCGATCCGCAGCGGCACAGATTGCGATCGAGCGCCGTTCTAACCTCCGCCTCTGTCGGTGACGGATTGCGCTTCAGCAACGCCGCCGCGCTGATCAGGATCCCCGAGACGCAATAGCCGCATTGCATCGCCTGTTCGGAGATGAAGGTGCGTTGCAGCGGATGCGGTTGTTCGGCCGTGCCGAGGCCCTCCAGTGTGACGACTTGCTTGTCCGCCACCGACCACATCGGCATGTCACAGGAGGCCATCGCGCGGTCGTCGACCAGGACGTAGCAGGCGCCGCATTCGCCGGCGCCGCAGCCGAAATGGGGACTGGTGATGCCGAGCCGGTTACGCAGCACGTCGAGCAGCGCTTGATCTGGATCGGCGTCCACTGCCACTGCCGCGCCGTTGAGCTGGAACTGAATGGTGGGCATGACCTGCCTCAGGACTTGTCGAACTTCTTGACGACATCCGCCCATTTCGCGATGTCGCCCCGCAGGAACTTGTCGAACTCCTCCGGCGTCATCGACATGGGCACGGCACCCTGTTCGGTCCAGAGCTTGACGATGTCGGGCCGCTTCACCATCGCGTTCACGGCGGCGTTGAGCTTGTCGATGACGGGTTTTGGCGTGCCCACAGGGGCCATCAGGCCGAGCCAGATCGTCGCCTCATAGCCGGGAACACCGGCTTCGCCGGCGGTCGGCACATTGGGCAGCACTGCGGAGCGTTGTTGGCCGGTGGTCGCGAGTGCGCGGACCTGGTTCTCGCCGATGTTCGGCGCCATCGCGGGCACCGCGTCGATCATCATCTGCACCTGCCCGCCGATCACGCCGCTGCGCGCCTCGCCGCTGTTGCGATAGGGGACATGGACGATTTCGATACCGGCCATCGCTTTGAACAGTTCGCCCGCCATGTGGTAGGGCGTGCCCTGGCCGGACGAGGCATAGTTCAATTTGCCCGGCTGCGTCCTGGCGAGCGCGATGAACTCTTGCAGCGTCTTCGCGAGAACTTGCGGGTTCACCACGATGACGAGATCGGAATAGTTCACTGGTGCGATCGGCGCGAGGTCGCGCATCAACTCGTATTTGCGCTGCTCCGGCGTCAGCAACGATTCATTCGCGGTCTGGGTGTTGGACATCATCAGCAACGTGTAGCCGTCGGCCGGCGACTTCGCGGC
Encoded proteins:
- a CDS encoding TRAP transporter large permease — encoded protein: MELIILGATFFGFLILGVPVAFAIGLSAICTILYEGLPVAVIFQQMMSGMNIFSFLAIPFFVFSGELMLHGGVADKIVQLAKNLVGHIRGGLGMSNVVACTLFGGVSGSPVADVSAMGAVMIPMMKKEGFDTDYAVNVTTHASLVGALMPTSHNMIIYALAAGGKVSIGALIAAGLLPALVLMICMLVAAYAVAVKRGYPAGKFPGWAEVFRSFAAALPGLLIVGIILTGILSGVFTATESAAVAVTYTIVLTFFIYRTMTWNNFLHAAAKAVKTTGVVLLLIGVSTMFQYLMGLYEVADFAGDLMSKVSSQPWMIFLLINIILFVLGTFMDMAATILICTPIFLPIAMKAGMDPVQFGMLMLINCALGLNTPPVGTTQFVGCAIGGISVGAVMRTILPFYAALIAALMFVTYVPAFSLWLPRLLMGYKG
- a CDS encoding SDR family oxidoreductase, whose amino-acid sequence is MTDYRKLFDLTGKTAVVLGAASGIGKSSAEALAGLGARVVCADRALDAAEATAAGIRDKGGWAEEASCDAASAGDVNALAKTVMQKFSRLDIAVTTPGLNIRKTILDYTEEDLDRVLNLNVKGTVWFFQAFGRIMVEQKGGSIIACSSVRAVTIEPGLGVYGSTKAAIGLLVKGFASEVGRSGVRVNAIAPSIAETALTSPFKQRPDIYNLYAGHTVFNRWSSADEVATAVAYLASDAASYVSGSTLFVDGGWTGVDGPPTGLTQLHT
- a CDS encoding substrate-binding domain-containing protein; this encodes MTTVNILSGGAAQGLVRGLSEAFKAKTGFGIDGEFGAVGVMADKLRASTPADLVILTQALLAKLAAEKLVVPASIADVGRVETALAVRSRDPRVTVRTEADLREVLRSADAIYVPDTKASTAGQHVAKVLDQLGIAYELTSRLKIFPNGATAMRELATSTATRPIGCTQATEIIATDGIALSGSLPPGCELVTMYTAGVTTQAAHPNEASALIALLTGADHKELRQRVGFAG
- a CDS encoding molybdopterin cofactor-binding domain-containing protein gives rise to the protein MSAPAPTPKLPVSLAANPRLSSWVKFTGEGRVAISPGKVEIGQGIVTALAQIAADELDVEIGRIEMIRTSTAASPNEGVTSGSLSIQQSGRALRHACAEIRQRFLAAASERLGVDASLLGVEDGTISGPGNVRTSYWELAGDVSLDHDATAGASAKTAAKRAVAGHSVQRVDIPDKVFARPRFIHDHALPGLVHGRVLRPDTAGARLTALDEKAARAVSGLIAIVRDGRFAGVVADSEIAAEAALKALRKGATWTAGEPLPDENDLAGFLRSQPVETTVIDTKAAVTTKAARTLRRQYTRPYIAHGSIAPSCAMARWDGERVHVWTHSQGVYLLRADLAIVLKLPAENIVVEHMEGAGCYGHNAADDVALDAVLLAKAAGGRPVRVQWSRHDEMSHAPFGAAMAIEIEADLDADNEVVGWRHAIWSNGHAARPGRAAQPALLAASEIASPYPRMISTNPPAANGGGGDRNSVPLYDLPAWTITSHRLLTMPVRTSALRTLGAQGNVFAIESLLDEIAALRGEDPIAFRLRLLRDERAREVICAAVRRAAWKPERRSGIGHGVGFARYKNTGAYCAAIAEIEGTDDIRVRRLTLVVDVGEAINPDGVINQIEGGAIQATSWVLKERVRFDPSRITSTSWTGYPILTFSEVPMVDVEIIQRPEIEPVGAGEAAHGPVTAAIANAVSDCLGVRVRDLPITRDKIIAAMELAS
- a CDS encoding (2Fe-2S)-binding protein, which gives rise to MPTIQFQLNGAAVAVDADPDQALLDVLRNRLGITSPHFGCGAGECGACYVLVDDRAMASCDMPMWSVADKQVVTLEGLGTAEQPHPLQRTFISEQAMQCGYCVSGILISAAALLKRNPSPTEAEVRTALDRNLCRCGSQNRMVRAVLRAATEMATS
- a CDS encoding tripartite tricarboxylate transporter substrate binding protein, producing the protein MLVLAAGLLTAFSATPSLAQGYPAHAVRIVVPFGAGGPADVAARLIGQVLQERFGQPFVVENRTGAGGVIGTVEAAKSPADGYTLLMMSNTQTANESLLTPEQRKYELMRDLAPIAPVNYSDLVIVVNPQVLAKTLQEFIALARTQPGKLNYASSGQGTPYHMAGELFKAMAGIEIVHVPYRNSGEARSGVIGGQVQMMIDAVPAMAPNIGENQVRALATTGQQRSAVLPNVPTAGEAGVPGYEATIWLGLMAPVGTPKPVIDKLNAAVNAMVKRPDIVKLWTEQGAVPMSMTPEEFDKFLRGDIAKWADVVKKFDKS